One segment of Paenibacillus sp. FSL R7-0337 DNA contains the following:
- a CDS encoding VOC family protein gives MTVKLTPYITLEGRTQEAIQFYAQTMGVEVLSILTYGDMPDLPDTFPDEVRSLVAHAKVQVGGTELMFSDTPGGTPVESGKRVTICITTDSVEESRRIFDALQEGGQVNMPFREEPFSPGFGDLTDKYGVTFQIYTELG, from the coding sequence ATGACAGTCAAACTTACTCCCTACATCACTCTGGAGGGGCGCACGCAGGAGGCTATTCAGTTCTATGCACAGACTATGGGTGTTGAAGTTCTCTCCATCCTGACGTACGGTGATATGCCGGACCTCCCGGACACGTTCCCGGATGAGGTACGAAGCCTGGTGGCCCATGCCAAGGTACAGGTGGGCGGCACGGAGCTGATGTTCTCGGATACTCCTGGCGGTACGCCGGTTGAGAGCGGCAAGCGGGTAACCATCTGCATTACAACGGATAGTGTGGAGGAGTCGCGGAGAATTTTTGATGCGCTGCAGGAGGGCGGTCAAGTCAATATGCCGTTTCGGGAGGAGCCGTTCAGCCCCGGCTTCGGCGATCTGACAGACAAGTACGGGGTGACGTTCCAGATTTATACGGAGCTTGGGTAG
- a CDS encoding class I SAM-dependent methyltransferase gives MDPIIDYYDSYDEEGRLFRDNGHQIEWITTMSYFKKLFKPETYILDGCAGTGNYSFQLAEMGHKVVAGDIVPHNVDIIREKQRIRPVLADMYTGSITDLSRFDSETFDVVLNMGAFYHIGNEDRQLAMTECLRVLKPGGLLAVSYINNAAVSVLSISDRLSNMEDVLTWHTNQTKDGLFLHMSPQEMEHMAAAYHTEIVAHLGTDGIGYLLANHINGAQPEDFEHWLQFHLRTCEDKSLLGYSLHALAIVRKV, from the coding sequence ATGGATCCAATAATCGATTACTATGATTCCTATGATGAGGAGGGAAGGCTGTTCAGGGATAACGGGCATCAGATCGAATGGATCACAACGATGTCTTACTTCAAAAAGCTGTTTAAGCCGGAAACCTACATTCTTGACGGCTGTGCAGGAACGGGGAATTACTCCTTTCAGCTTGCAGAAATGGGGCATAAGGTAGTTGCCGGAGATATTGTTCCTCATAATGTAGACATCATCAGAGAGAAGCAGCGCATACGCCCGGTATTGGCTGATATGTATACAGGAAGCATCACGGATTTATCACGTTTTGACAGCGAAACCTTTGATGTTGTTTTGAACATGGGAGCCTTTTATCATATCGGCAATGAAGACCGGCAGCTTGCCATGACCGAATGCCTGCGCGTACTGAAGCCGGGCGGGTTACTCGCGGTCTCCTATATTAACAATGCCGCCGTTTCGGTATTGAGCATAAGTGATAGACTCAGCAACATGGAAGATGTACTTACCTGGCATACCAACCAGACGAAGGATGGTCTATTCCTACATATGTCACCTCAGGAAATGGAACACATGGCCGCAGCCTATCATACAGAGATCGTTGCCCATCTTGGAACAGACGGGATCGGCTATCTTCTAGCTAACCATATTAATGGGGCGCAGCCAGAAGATTTCGAACACTGGCTTCAGTTTCATCTGCGGACCTGTGAGGATAAGAGTCTGCTCGGATATAGTTTGCATGCACTGGCGATTGTGCGGAAAGTGTAA
- a CDS encoding alpha/beta hydrolase-fold protein, translating to MKKIMTRIASLALATVLLLPAMSFASPVTEEQDLSLSADAAAAVTSTITPAPQGYDGYRNNIPHGNVQQISYYSTTVGKSRNAMVYTPPGYTPSKTYNVLYLLHGIGGDQNEWLNGMNPRNILDNLYSQNKLEPMIVVFPNGRAMADDRPIGDIYAADKVAAFERFEFDLINDLIPYVDSHFPVYKNKQNRALAGLSMGGGQTLNFGLKHLDKFSWIGAFSSAPNTKSASQLITNPAQTASQLKLLWISCGASDGLLYVSQNFHNSLTSMNVPHLWYLDVGGHEGKVWSSGLYQFSQRIFK from the coding sequence ATGAAGAAAATAATGACCCGAATTGCAAGTCTGGCTCTGGCGACAGTACTGCTGTTGCCTGCAATGTCTTTTGCATCACCTGTGACAGAGGAGCAGGATTTGAGCCTCTCTGCGGATGCCGCTGCGGCTGTAACCAGCACCATCACTCCCGCTCCGCAAGGCTATGACGGATACCGCAATAATATTCCGCACGGCAACGTACAGCAGATTTCTTATTATTCGACTACCGTAGGCAAGTCAAGAAACGCGATGGTATACACCCCTCCAGGCTATACCCCTTCCAAGACCTACAATGTTCTCTACCTGCTGCACGGCATCGGCGGGGATCAGAACGAATGGCTGAACGGGATGAATCCGCGGAACATTCTGGACAACCTGTACTCCCAGAATAAGCTGGAGCCGATGATTGTCGTGTTCCCGAACGGCCGCGCTATGGCGGATGACCGCCCAATCGGCGATATTTATGCTGCCGACAAGGTAGCTGCCTTCGAACGGTTTGAATTCGATCTGATCAATGACCTCATTCCTTACGTTGACTCTCACTTCCCGGTATACAAAAACAAGCAAAACCGTGCCCTGGCCGGATTATCCATGGGCGGCGGACAGACCCTGAACTTTGGCCTGAAGCATCTGGACAAGTTCTCCTGGATCGGCGCGTTCTCTTCTGCTCCGAATACGAAGTCGGCCTCACAGCTGATCACCAATCCGGCGCAGACGGCCAGCCAGCTGAAGCTGCTCTGGATCTCCTGCGGCGCCTCGGACGGCCTGCTCTATGTCAGCCAGAATTTCCATAACAGCCTGACCAGCATGAACGTTCCGCATCTGTGGTATCTGGATGTAGGCGGACATGAGGGCAAGGTCTGGAGCAGCGGACTGTATCAGTTCTCGCAGCGGATCTTCAAGTAA